In Rosa chinensis cultivar Old Blush chromosome 1, RchiOBHm-V2, whole genome shotgun sequence, a genomic segment contains:
- the LOC112176760 gene encoding origin of replication complex subunit 3 isoform X3: MAPPSSASSGEDSSTPDTTQSQLQHSFLLHKASDKLISSGKARRRRRSIDLSPTKTDDDDKKQSDDERWLRMEAFQLVWSRIESTINHVLRNINARVFDHIRRWVWDSFNAIKPLATISPGPFPLVSQVTCTQLFTGLLLTNNMEFVDDISTFQELGLCLKSHGCHVANLSSFDFSSKNGIAGCLTSLLRQFLMSTFDAADMSILASWYSRQGNYGSPVVVIIDDMERCCGAVLSDFILMLSEWVVKIPVILIMGVATTLDAPRKILSSNVLQKLCPCNFKLGSPAERMDAVVEAALVRQCSGFAVGHKVAVFLRNYFLNQDGTLTSFVRALKIACVQHFSTEPLSFLLGWLLVKEDSKSEKAVKLASELLSLARNQIAEQTEVTIVHSLTELTKLQKLWSTVVLCLYEAGKCNKTRLIDLFCEALDPDTYNLLASDGLTGTGKGFVQSLSSDHCMLEQNLSYRKGRLICQLLGRVRDLPAALLCRLLNGWKNLTVDVPEIHDKVKELQSIVKLDEGSCKPDLKEISRRHTSRSPLKIGQSQSINEKAAILMDCMVRDFMKPIECTAFHEIVCYRNVENLQSALIGDSRKMIQVDLLEFHKTLQCSCCRRSGNIPLPSMPDTSIMYTLAQEHGDLINLHDWFQSFKTIVIQYSRKGTSKLKKSPLKKRKERNESENKSEASIQARFCRAITELQITGLIRMPSKKRRDCVQRVAFGL; encoded by the exons ATGGCGCCTCCCTCATCTGCAAGTTCGGGTGAAGATTCATCAACCCCGGACACCACCCAAAGCCAGCTCCAG CATAGTTTCCTTCTCCACAAAGCATCTGATAAATTAATTTCAAGTGGCAAAgcccggaggaggaggaggagtatTGATCTGTCCCCCACAAAGACCGACGACGACGACAAGAAGCAATCCGATGATGAACGCTGGTTGAGAATGGAAGCTTTTCAGTTAGTTTGGTCAAGAATTGAATCCACTATCAACCATGTTCTGCGGAATATCAATGCTCGGGTTTTCGATCACATACGCCGCTGGGTCTGGGATTCCTTCAATGCTATCAAACCGCTTGCCACCATTTCTCCTGGCCCTTTTCCTCTTGTCAGCCAAGTTACCTGTACACAGCTCTTCACTGGGCTCCTTCTCACCA ATAATATGGAGTTTGTTGATGATATTTCGACATTTCAAGAGCTGGGCCTCTGCTTGAAATCCCATGGATGCCATGTGGCTAACCTTTCCTCCTTCGACTTTTCATCCAAGAATGGGATCGCTGGCTGTCTCACAAGTTTATTGAGACAGTTTCTCATGTCTACTTTTGAT GCTGCTGATATGTCCATACTGGCATCATGGTACAGTCGGCAAGGAAACTATGGTTCCCCTGTGGTTGTCATTATAGATGATATGGAACGATGTTGTGGTGCTGTCTTGTCTGATTTCATTCTTATGTTGAG TGAATGGGTTGTGAAGATCCCAGTCATCTTAATAATGGGCGTTGCAACAACTCTGGATGCCCCTAGAAAAATACTTTCTTCAAATGTACTGCAGAAGTTGTGCCCTTGCAACTTCAAGTTGGGATCGCCTGCTGAGAGGATGGATGCAGTTGTTGAGGCTGCTCTTGTCAGGCAGTGTTCTGGTTTTGCTGTTGGTCATAAGGTGGCTGTTTTTCTGCGGAACTACTTCTTAAATCAGGATGGTACATTGACATCTTTTGTTAGAGCATTGAAG ATAGCATGTGTACAACATTTTTCCACGGAGCCTTTAAGCTTCCTGCTTGGATGGTTGCTTGTTAAAGAAGACAGTAAG AGTGAGAAAGCGGTCAAGCTTGCTTCTGAGCTTTTATCTCTTGCAAG GAATCAAATAGCTGAACAAACTGAAGTCACTATAGTTCATAGTTTGACAGAGTTGACGAAATTGCAGAAGCTCTGGAGCACCGTTGTTCTG TGCTTATATGAAGCTGGGAAGTGTAACAAAACTCGATTGATAGACTTATTTTGTGAGGCACTTGATCCAGATACTTACAACTTATTGGCTTCTGATGGTCTTACTGGAACTGGAAAAGGTTTTGTTCAATCTTTGTCAAGTGATCACTGTATGCTTGAGCAGAACTTGAGCTACAGAAAGGGACGCCTTATTTGCCAATTATTAGGTAGAGTGAG GGATCTTCCTGCAGCATTGCTTTGTCGGCTGCTGAATGGTTGGAAAAATCTCACTGTGGATGTTCCTGAG ATTCATGACAAGGTAAAGGAGCTACAGTCAATAGTAAAATTAGACGAAGGAAGTTGTAAACCAGATTTGAAGGAGATATCCAG AAGACATACATCTCGGAGTCCCTTAAAGATCGGTCAATCACAATCAATAAATGAAAAAGCCGCTATACTAATGGATTGCATGGTTAG GGATTTCATGAAGCCGATTGAGTGTACAGCTTTTCACGAAATTGTTTGCTATAGAAATGTTGAAAACCTTCAATCG GCATTAATTGGAGACTCACGGAAAATGATTCAAGTTGATCTTTTGGAGTTTCATAAAACCCTACAATGCAGTTGCTGCAGGAGGAGTGGCAACATACCATTGCCATCAATGCCTGATACGTCTATTAT GTACACCTTGGCTCAGGAGCATGGCGATCTTATCAATCTTCATGACTGGTTCCAGTCTTTTAAAACCATTGTCATTCAGTACAGCAGAAAAGGGACAAGCAAACTGAAAAAGTCCCCActtaagaaaagaaaggaaaggaatGAATCTGAAAACAAGAGTGAAGCATCCATTCA AGCCAGATTTTGCAGGGCAATCACAGAACTACAGATTACAGGTCTCATTCGGATGCCCAGCAAAAAACGTCGTGATTGTGTGCAGAGAGTGGCCTTTGGGCTGTGA
- the LOC112176760 gene encoding origin of replication complex subunit 3 isoform X1 produces the protein MAPPSSASSGEDSSTPDTTQSQLQHSFLLHKASDKLISSGKARRRRRSIDLSPTKTDDDDKKQSDDERWLRMEAFQLVWSRIESTINHVLRNINARVFDHIRRWVWDSFNAIKPLATISPGPFPLVSQVTCTQLFTGLLLTNNMEFVDDISTFQELGLCLKSHGCHVANLSSFDFSSKNGIAGCLTSLLRQFLMSTFDAADMSILASWYSRQGNYGSPVVVIIDDMERCCGAVLSDFILMLSEWVVKIPVILIMGVATTLDAPRKILSSNVLQKLCPCNFKLGSPAERMDAVVEAALVRQCSGFAVGHKVAVFLRNYFLNQDGTLTSFVRALKIACVQHFSTEPLSFLLGWLLVKEDSKGVQSEKAVKLASELLSLARNQIAEQTEVTIVHSLTELTKLQKLWSTVVLCLYEAGKCNKTRLIDLFCEALDPDTYNLLASDGLTGTGKGFVQSLSSDHCMLEQNLSYRKGRLICQLLGRVRDLPAALLCRLLNGWKNLTVDVPEIHDKVKELQSIVKLDEGSCKPDLKEISRRHTSRSPLKIGQSQSINEKAAILMDCMVRDFMKPIECTAFHEIVCYRNVENLQSALIGDSRKMIQVDLLEFHKTLQCSCCRRSGNIPLPSMPDTSIMYTLAQEHGDLINLHDWFQSFKTIVIQYSRKGTSKLKKSPLKKRKERNESENKSEASIQARFCRAITELQITGLIRMPSKKRRDCVQRVAFGL, from the exons ATGGCGCCTCCCTCATCTGCAAGTTCGGGTGAAGATTCATCAACCCCGGACACCACCCAAAGCCAGCTCCAG CATAGTTTCCTTCTCCACAAAGCATCTGATAAATTAATTTCAAGTGGCAAAgcccggaggaggaggaggagtatTGATCTGTCCCCCACAAAGACCGACGACGACGACAAGAAGCAATCCGATGATGAACGCTGGTTGAGAATGGAAGCTTTTCAGTTAGTTTGGTCAAGAATTGAATCCACTATCAACCATGTTCTGCGGAATATCAATGCTCGGGTTTTCGATCACATACGCCGCTGGGTCTGGGATTCCTTCAATGCTATCAAACCGCTTGCCACCATTTCTCCTGGCCCTTTTCCTCTTGTCAGCCAAGTTACCTGTACACAGCTCTTCACTGGGCTCCTTCTCACCA ATAATATGGAGTTTGTTGATGATATTTCGACATTTCAAGAGCTGGGCCTCTGCTTGAAATCCCATGGATGCCATGTGGCTAACCTTTCCTCCTTCGACTTTTCATCCAAGAATGGGATCGCTGGCTGTCTCACAAGTTTATTGAGACAGTTTCTCATGTCTACTTTTGAT GCTGCTGATATGTCCATACTGGCATCATGGTACAGTCGGCAAGGAAACTATGGTTCCCCTGTGGTTGTCATTATAGATGATATGGAACGATGTTGTGGTGCTGTCTTGTCTGATTTCATTCTTATGTTGAG TGAATGGGTTGTGAAGATCCCAGTCATCTTAATAATGGGCGTTGCAACAACTCTGGATGCCCCTAGAAAAATACTTTCTTCAAATGTACTGCAGAAGTTGTGCCCTTGCAACTTCAAGTTGGGATCGCCTGCTGAGAGGATGGATGCAGTTGTTGAGGCTGCTCTTGTCAGGCAGTGTTCTGGTTTTGCTGTTGGTCATAAGGTGGCTGTTTTTCTGCGGAACTACTTCTTAAATCAGGATGGTACATTGACATCTTTTGTTAGAGCATTGAAG ATAGCATGTGTACAACATTTTTCCACGGAGCCTTTAAGCTTCCTGCTTGGATGGTTGCTTGTTAAAGAAGACAGTAAG GGAGTTCAGAGTGAGAAAGCGGTCAAGCTTGCTTCTGAGCTTTTATCTCTTGCAAG GAATCAAATAGCTGAACAAACTGAAGTCACTATAGTTCATAGTTTGACAGAGTTGACGAAATTGCAGAAGCTCTGGAGCACCGTTGTTCTG TGCTTATATGAAGCTGGGAAGTGTAACAAAACTCGATTGATAGACTTATTTTGTGAGGCACTTGATCCAGATACTTACAACTTATTGGCTTCTGATGGTCTTACTGGAACTGGAAAAGGTTTTGTTCAATCTTTGTCAAGTGATCACTGTATGCTTGAGCAGAACTTGAGCTACAGAAAGGGACGCCTTATTTGCCAATTATTAGGTAGAGTGAG GGATCTTCCTGCAGCATTGCTTTGTCGGCTGCTGAATGGTTGGAAAAATCTCACTGTGGATGTTCCTGAG ATTCATGACAAGGTAAAGGAGCTACAGTCAATAGTAAAATTAGACGAAGGAAGTTGTAAACCAGATTTGAAGGAGATATCCAG AAGACATACATCTCGGAGTCCCTTAAAGATCGGTCAATCACAATCAATAAATGAAAAAGCCGCTATACTAATGGATTGCATGGTTAG GGATTTCATGAAGCCGATTGAGTGTACAGCTTTTCACGAAATTGTTTGCTATAGAAATGTTGAAAACCTTCAATCG GCATTAATTGGAGACTCACGGAAAATGATTCAAGTTGATCTTTTGGAGTTTCATAAAACCCTACAATGCAGTTGCTGCAGGAGGAGTGGCAACATACCATTGCCATCAATGCCTGATACGTCTATTAT GTACACCTTGGCTCAGGAGCATGGCGATCTTATCAATCTTCATGACTGGTTCCAGTCTTTTAAAACCATTGTCATTCAGTACAGCAGAAAAGGGACAAGCAAACTGAAAAAGTCCCCActtaagaaaagaaaggaaaggaatGAATCTGAAAACAAGAGTGAAGCATCCATTCA AGCCAGATTTTGCAGGGCAATCACAGAACTACAGATTACAGGTCTCATTCGGATGCCCAGCAAAAAACGTCGTGATTGTGTGCAGAGAGTGGCCTTTGGGCTGTGA
- the LOC112176760 gene encoding origin of replication complex subunit 3 isoform X2 translates to MAPPSSASSGEDSSTPDTTQSQLQHSFLLHKASDKLISSGKARRRRRSIDLSPTKTDDDDKKQSDDERWLRMEAFQLVWSRIESTINHVLRNINARVFDHIRRWVWDSFNAIKPLATISPGPFPLVSQVTCTQLFTGLLLTNNMEFVDDISTFQELGLCLKSHGCHVANLSSFDFSSKNGIAGCLTSLLRQFLMSTFDAADMSILASWYSRQGNYGSPVVVIIDDMERCCGAVLSDFILMLSEWVVKIPVILIMGVATTLDAPRKILSSNVLQKLCPCNFKLGSPAERMDAVVEAALVRQCSGFAVGHKVAVFLRNYFLNQDGTLTSFVRALKIACVQHFSTEPLSFLLGWLLVKEDSKGVQSEKAVKLASELLSLARNQIAEQTEVTIVHSLTELTKLQKLWSTVVLCLYEAGKCNKTRLIDLFCEALDPDTYNLLASDGLTGTGKGFVQSLSSDHCMLEQNLSYRKGRLICQLLGRVRDLPAALLCRLLNGWKNLTVDVPEIHDKVKELQSIVKLDEGSCKPDLKEISRHTSRSPLKIGQSQSINEKAAILMDCMVRDFMKPIECTAFHEIVCYRNVENLQSALIGDSRKMIQVDLLEFHKTLQCSCCRRSGNIPLPSMPDTSIMYTLAQEHGDLINLHDWFQSFKTIVIQYSRKGTSKLKKSPLKKRKERNESENKSEASIQARFCRAITELQITGLIRMPSKKRRDCVQRVAFGL, encoded by the exons ATGGCGCCTCCCTCATCTGCAAGTTCGGGTGAAGATTCATCAACCCCGGACACCACCCAAAGCCAGCTCCAG CATAGTTTCCTTCTCCACAAAGCATCTGATAAATTAATTTCAAGTGGCAAAgcccggaggaggaggaggagtatTGATCTGTCCCCCACAAAGACCGACGACGACGACAAGAAGCAATCCGATGATGAACGCTGGTTGAGAATGGAAGCTTTTCAGTTAGTTTGGTCAAGAATTGAATCCACTATCAACCATGTTCTGCGGAATATCAATGCTCGGGTTTTCGATCACATACGCCGCTGGGTCTGGGATTCCTTCAATGCTATCAAACCGCTTGCCACCATTTCTCCTGGCCCTTTTCCTCTTGTCAGCCAAGTTACCTGTACACAGCTCTTCACTGGGCTCCTTCTCACCA ATAATATGGAGTTTGTTGATGATATTTCGACATTTCAAGAGCTGGGCCTCTGCTTGAAATCCCATGGATGCCATGTGGCTAACCTTTCCTCCTTCGACTTTTCATCCAAGAATGGGATCGCTGGCTGTCTCACAAGTTTATTGAGACAGTTTCTCATGTCTACTTTTGAT GCTGCTGATATGTCCATACTGGCATCATGGTACAGTCGGCAAGGAAACTATGGTTCCCCTGTGGTTGTCATTATAGATGATATGGAACGATGTTGTGGTGCTGTCTTGTCTGATTTCATTCTTATGTTGAG TGAATGGGTTGTGAAGATCCCAGTCATCTTAATAATGGGCGTTGCAACAACTCTGGATGCCCCTAGAAAAATACTTTCTTCAAATGTACTGCAGAAGTTGTGCCCTTGCAACTTCAAGTTGGGATCGCCTGCTGAGAGGATGGATGCAGTTGTTGAGGCTGCTCTTGTCAGGCAGTGTTCTGGTTTTGCTGTTGGTCATAAGGTGGCTGTTTTTCTGCGGAACTACTTCTTAAATCAGGATGGTACATTGACATCTTTTGTTAGAGCATTGAAG ATAGCATGTGTACAACATTTTTCCACGGAGCCTTTAAGCTTCCTGCTTGGATGGTTGCTTGTTAAAGAAGACAGTAAG GGAGTTCAGAGTGAGAAAGCGGTCAAGCTTGCTTCTGAGCTTTTATCTCTTGCAAG GAATCAAATAGCTGAACAAACTGAAGTCACTATAGTTCATAGTTTGACAGAGTTGACGAAATTGCAGAAGCTCTGGAGCACCGTTGTTCTG TGCTTATATGAAGCTGGGAAGTGTAACAAAACTCGATTGATAGACTTATTTTGTGAGGCACTTGATCCAGATACTTACAACTTATTGGCTTCTGATGGTCTTACTGGAACTGGAAAAGGTTTTGTTCAATCTTTGTCAAGTGATCACTGTATGCTTGAGCAGAACTTGAGCTACAGAAAGGGACGCCTTATTTGCCAATTATTAGGTAGAGTGAG GGATCTTCCTGCAGCATTGCTTTGTCGGCTGCTGAATGGTTGGAAAAATCTCACTGTGGATGTTCCTGAG ATTCATGACAAGGTAAAGGAGCTACAGTCAATAGTAAAATTAGACGAAGGAAGTTGTAAACCAGATTTGAAGGAGATATCCAG ACATACATCTCGGAGTCCCTTAAAGATCGGTCAATCACAATCAATAAATGAAAAAGCCGCTATACTAATGGATTGCATGGTTAG GGATTTCATGAAGCCGATTGAGTGTACAGCTTTTCACGAAATTGTTTGCTATAGAAATGTTGAAAACCTTCAATCG GCATTAATTGGAGACTCACGGAAAATGATTCAAGTTGATCTTTTGGAGTTTCATAAAACCCTACAATGCAGTTGCTGCAGGAGGAGTGGCAACATACCATTGCCATCAATGCCTGATACGTCTATTAT GTACACCTTGGCTCAGGAGCATGGCGATCTTATCAATCTTCATGACTGGTTCCAGTCTTTTAAAACCATTGTCATTCAGTACAGCAGAAAAGGGACAAGCAAACTGAAAAAGTCCCCActtaagaaaagaaaggaaaggaatGAATCTGAAAACAAGAGTGAAGCATCCATTCA AGCCAGATTTTGCAGGGCAATCACAGAACTACAGATTACAGGTCTCATTCGGATGCCCAGCAAAAAACGTCGTGATTGTGTGCAGAGAGTGGCCTTTGGGCTGTGA